The Rattus rattus isolate New Zealand chromosome 1, Rrattus_CSIRO_v1, whole genome shotgun sequence genome includes a region encoding these proteins:
- the LOC116889166 gene encoding cytochrome P450 4A14: MLTPAFHYDILKPYVKIMADSVNIMLDKWEKLDDQDHPLEIFHYVSLMTLDTVMKCAFSHQGSVQLDVNSRSYTKAVEDLNNLTFFRVRSAFYGNSIIYNMSSDGRLSRRACQIAHEHTDGVIKTRKAQLQNEEEFQMVRKKRRLDFLDILLFAKMEDGKSLSDEDLRAEVDTFMFEGHDTTASGISWVFYALATHPEHQERCREEVQSILGDGTSVTWDHLDQMPYTTMCIKEALRLYPPVPSVSRELSSPVTFPDGRSIPKGITTTILIYGLHHNPSYWPNPKVFDPSRFSPDSPRHSHAYLPFSGGARNCIGKQFAMNELKVAVALTLLRFELLPDPTRIPVPMARLVLKSKNGIHLRLKKLR; the protein is encoded by the exons ATGTTGACTCCAGCCTTCCACTATGACATCCTCAAACCCTATGTCAAAATCATGGCGGACTCTGTCAATATAATGCTA GACAAATGGGAGAAGCTTGATGACCAGGATCACCCTCTAGAGATCTTCCACTATGTCTCCTTGATGACACTGGACACTGTTATGAAGTGTGCTTTCAGCCACCAGGGCAGTGTTCAGTTGGATGT AAATTCCAGGTCCTACACCAAGGCTGTCGAGGATCTAAACAACCTGACTTTCTTTCGTGTGAGGAGTGCCTTTTATGGGAACAGCATCATCTACAATATGTCTTCTGATGGCCGTTTGTCCCGCCGGGCCTGCCAGATTGCTCATGAGCACACAG ATGGAGTGATCAAAACGAGGAAGGCTCAGCTGCAGAATGAGGAAGAGTTTCAGATGGTCAGGAAGAAGAGGCGCTTGGATTTCTTGGACATCCTGTTGTTTGCCAAA ATGGAGGATGGGAAGAGCTTGTCTGATGAGGACCTGCGTGCAGAGGTGGACACATTCATGTTTGAGGGTCATGACACCACAGCCAGTGGAATCTCCTGGGTTTTCTATGCTCTGGCCACCCACCCTGAGCACcaagagagatgcagagaggagGTGCAGAGCATTCTGGGTGATGGAACCTCTGTCACATG GGACCACCTGGACCAGATGCCTTACACCACCATGTGCATCAAGGAGGCCCTGAGGCTCTACCCACCAGTACCTTCTGTGAGTCGAGAGCTCAGCTCCCCTGTCACCTTCCCAGATGGACGTTCCATACCCAAAG gtaTCACAACCACAATTTTAATTTATGGCCTTCATCATAACCCAAGTTACTGGCCAAACCCAAAG GTGTTTGACCCCTCTAGATTCTCACCAGATTCTCCTCGCCATAGCCATGCTTATCTGCCATTCTCAGGAGGAGCAAG GAACTGCATTGGGAAACAGTTTGCCATGAATGAGCTGAAGGTGGCTGTGGCCCTGACCCTGCTTCGCTTTGAGCTACTGCCAGATCCCACCAGGATCCCGGTCCCTATGGCAAGACTTGTGTTGAAGTCCAAGAATGGGATCCACCTGCGTCTCAAGAAGCTAAGATAA